Proteins encoded within one genomic window of Triticum aestivum cultivar Chinese Spring chromosome 2D, IWGSC CS RefSeq v2.1, whole genome shotgun sequence:
- the LOC123052023 gene encoding uncharacterized WD repeat-containing protein C2A9.03 isoform X2, giving the protein MGVMPRNVHECVGSYRPFGLCSFRHNSDCQSVFQQILMDTLRNLVWATSKHDVYMAQNNSVMHWSSLLQRGTEVLHVAGQVVPKQKTHGARTLSRVQISTMALKDNLMVAGGFRGELIFKYVDKPGVAFCTNAADNKNSVTNAVDVYESPSGATRVTAANNDCTVKFLDAERCSLLSRFTFPWSVNNTSVSPDGKLLAVLGDSSDCVITDAQSGEEIATLKGHLDYSFSSAWHPGGHVLATGNQDKTCRLWDTRNLSAPFAVLGGRIGAVRGLRFSSDGRFLAAAEAADFVHVYDARAGYGAAQEIGLFGEIAGVAFSPDADALFVGVADRAYGSLLEFGRRGRHAYLDSYL; this is encoded by the exons ATGGGAGTGATGCCTAGAAATGTGCATGAGTGTGTAGGAAGTTATCGGCCCTTTGGTTTGTGCAGTTTCAGACACAACTCAGATTGCCAATCGGTTTTCCAGCAAATTCTTATGGATACG CTAAGGAATCTTGTGTGGGCCACATCCAAGCATGATGTTTACATGGCACAGAACAATTCAGTGATGCACTGGTCTTCTCTTCTTCAAAGAGGGACAGAAGTGCTCCACGTTGCAGGCCAAGTTGTTCCAAAGCAG AAGACGCATGGAGCTCGGACACTGTCCAGAGTGCAGATCAGCACAATGGCCCTAAAAGACAATCTCATGGTAGCGGGTGGTTTCCGTGGTGAACTGATTTTCAAG TATGTTGACAAGCCCGGGGTGGCATTCTGTACGAATGCCGCTGATAATAAAAACTCCGTCACGAATGCTGTAGATGTGTACGAGTCTCCTAG CGGCGCTACTCGAGTGACGGCGGCCAACAATGACTGCACTGTCAAATTTCTTGATGCCGAGAGGTGCAGCCTGCTTAGTCGCTTTACTTTCCCGTGGTCGGTCAAT AACACATCGGTGAGTCCTGATGGCAAGCTCCTCGCGGTCCTCGGCGACAGCTCCGACTGCGTGATCACCGACGCTCAATCGGGCGAA GAGATAGCGACTCTCAAAGGGCACCTGGACTACTCGTTCTCATCGGCCTGGCACCCCGGCGGGCACGTCCTGGCGACGGGGAACCAGGACAAGACGTGCCGGCTGTGGGACACGCGCAACCTGTCGGCGCCGTTCGCGGTGCTGGGAGGGAGGATCGGTGCGGTCCGGGGCCTCCGGTTCTCGTCGGACGGGCGGttcctggcggcggcggaggcggcggacttCGTCCACGTGTACGACGCGCGGGCCGGCTACGGCGCCGCGCAGGAGATCGGGCTGTTCGGGGAGATCGCGGGCGTGGCGTTCAGCCCGGACGCGGACGCGCTGTTCGTCGGGGTCGCGGACCGGGCCTACGGCAGCCTGCTCGAGTTCGGCCGGCGGGGCCGGCACGCCTACCTGGACTCGTACCTGTGA